The proteins below come from a single Corylus avellana chromosome ca3, CavTom2PMs-1.0 genomic window:
- the LOC132175755 gene encoding WEB family protein At5g55860 has translation MVAKASQNATNSPSPKVEVGEIDTSAPFQSVKDAVTLFGEGAFSGEKPGIKKAKPHSAERVLAKETQFHLAQKELNKLKDQLQNAETTRTQALVELEKAKRSVEELTKKLTSLSESKESAIKATDAAKNQAKQLEEANSDNLIGTNGAWKQDLESSREQYMTVITELDAAKQELRRIRQDCDASLEAKIAAFNQAAEAEDAAKANMEKSSELSKEISTVQESIEQVKLATSQAQQEQAKIFSEKDVQRQSYKATLEESEKKLLALKKEWDPELTRNLEAQLADTENEIGTLQKQMENAKASDLDSVTTVTSELDDAKDSLHKVAEEEISLRNLVEALKADMDNVKIEHSELKAKEAETESVAGNLHVKLHKVKSELEACLLEESKARGASSDMISALNQLSLETENARQEAEEMKTKAEELKNEAEATKVALEEAEKKLRVALEEAEEAKAAEARALDQIKVLSEKTNAARASTSESGANITISREEFESLSRKVEESDTLAEMKVGAAMAQVEAVKASENEALKRLEAAQKEIDDMKAETEAALKRAEMAEAAKRAVEGELRRWREREQKKAAEAASRILAETEMSTESSPLHYRVQKQNIPANIIETRKLEKGKTLVSKKVLLPNISGIFHRRKNQIEGGSPSYLPGEKPV, from the exons ATGGTTGCAAAAGCCTCTCAAAATGCTACCAACTCTCCTAGTCCTAAAGTGGAGGTGGGAGAGATAGACACCAGTGCACCATTTCAATCTGTTAAAGATGCCGTTACCCTATTCGGTGAAGGCGCATTCTCAGGGGAAAAACCTGGCATTAAGAAGGCAAAACCACATTCTGCTGAG AGAGTACTGGCCAAGGAGACACAGTTTCACCTGGCTCAGAAAGAGCTGAACAAGTTGAAGGATCAACTACAGAATGCTGAAACTACTAGAACCCAAGCCCTTGTAGAGCTTGAAAAGGCTAAAAGATCAGTCGAGGAGTTGACTAAGAAGTTGACTTCACTTAGTGAATCCAAGGAATCAGCGATTAAGGCAACAGATGCCGCAAAGAATCAGGCAAAGCAGCTTGAAGAAGCAAACTCTGACAACCTTATTGGAACTAATGGTGCTTGGAAACAAGACTTAGAAAGTTCAAGAGAGCAGTACATGACAGTCATTACTGAACTTGATGCTGCGAAGCAAGAATTAAGGAGAATCCGTCAGGACTGTGATGCGTCCTTGGAAGCAAAAATTGCTGCCTTCAATCAAGCAGCTGAGGCTGAAGATGCAGCCAAAGCAAACATGGAGAAATCTAGTGAGCTCTCCAAGGAAATTTCAACTGTGCAGGAATCAATTGAGCAAGTGAAGCTCGCAACTTCACAAGCTCAGCAAGAGCAAGCAAAGATTTTTTCTGAAAAGGATGTTCAGAGACAGTCTTATAAAGCTACCCTGGAAGAGTCGGAAAAGAAATTGCTTGCTTTGAAGAAAGAGTGGGATCCTGAACTCACCAGAAATCTTGAAGCGCAGCTGGCTGACACAGAGAATGAAATTGGGACTCTGCAAAAGCAAATGGAAAATGCAAAGGCTTCAGATTTAGATTCTGTGACAACTGTCACTTCAGAGTTGGATGATGCTAAGGATTCGCTACATAAGGTTGCAGAAGAGGAGATCTCCCTGCGAAACTTGGTGGAAGCTCTCAAGGCAGATATGGATAATGTGAAGATAGAGCACTCTGAACTGAAGGCGAAGGAAGCAGAAACAGAGTCCGTTGCTGGGAATTTGCATGTCAAGCTCCATAAAGTTAAGTCTGAGCTTGAGGCATGCCTGTTGGAGGAATCTAAGGCAAGAGGTGCTTCTTCGGATATGATATCCGCACTTAACCAGCTTTCTTTAGAAACTGAAAATGCAAGGCAAGAAGCAGAAGAGATGAAGACTAAAGCAGAGGAGTTAAAGAACGAAGCTGAAGCTACCAAAGTTGCATtagaagaagcagaaaagaagCTTAGAGTTGCTCTGGAAGAAGCTGAAGAAGCAAAAGCAGCAGAGGCAAGGGCCCTTGATCAGATTAAGGTCTTGTCTGAGAAAACTAATGCTGCACGGGCATCAACGTCTGAGTCTGGTGCCAATATCACAATATCGAGGGAAGAGTTCGAGTCTTTGAGCCGTAAAGTTGAGGAGTCTGACACATTAGCAGAAATGAAAGTGGGTGCTGCTATGGCTCAGGTAGAAGCCGTTAAGGCTAGTGAAAATGAGGCCCTCAAGAGGTTAGAGGCAGCCCAGAAGGAGATAGATGATATGAAGGCTGAGACTGAGGCAGCTTTGAAGAGGGCAGAGATGGCTGAAGCAGCCAAGAGAGCAGTGGAGGGAGAGCTTCGGAGGTGGCGTGAACGAGAACAAAAGAAGGCAGCTGAAGCTGCATCTCGGATTTTGGCTGAAACTGAGATGTCGACAGAATCATCCCCCCTCCACTATAGGGTTCAGAAGCAGAACATACCAGCAAATATTATCGAGACCCGAAAGTTGGAGAAGGGGAAGACTCTTGTTTCAAAGAAAGTGCTTCTGCCTAATATTAGCGGCATCTTTCACAGAAGAAAGAACCAGATTGAGGGTGGATCTCCTTCTTACCTGCCTGGTGAGAAACCTGTGTAA
- the LOC132176323 gene encoding uncharacterized protein LOC132176323 has protein sequence MASNRDRDEALTFTNPSSSSSPITVSDPQDSFLTDPTSLIGSASGSFQNEGLLSADTTTSDAEFGFSRSDFRTSQLAGTVEFYQRHVFLCYKNPKVWPPRIEASEFDRVPRLLSAAVMARKADMKKETRLTICEGHDGTETSNGDVLIFPDMIRYRRLTHFDVDTFVEEVLVKDGEWLPGTPETLKVSYVFVCSHGSRDRRCGVCGPALISRFKDEIEFYGLQKKVSVSPCSHIGGHKYAGNVIIFRSNFNGEVTGHWYGYVTPEDVPVLLEQHVVKGEIVDWLWRGQMGLSEEEQKKSQELRFQLNGEINVGENTEELTRTHMSETYTAACRSQVEVMGCCQENGNSHCCRNPVLPEKLDNLDSNSGGAAKVMAEKKSSKKLNSRVNSGKGTRKVCTMPTWFESWEREDTYAALAVVCAAASVAIAYSCYKQLR, from the exons ATGGCGAGCAACAGAGACAGAGACGAAGCTCTGACATTCACAAAcccgtcgtcgtcgtcgtcccCAATTACAGTCTCGGACCCACAGGACAGCTTCCTCACCGACCCCACTTCGCTCATCGGCAGCGCCTCCGGGAGCTTCCAGAACGAGGGTTTACTATCTGCCGACACCACAACCAGCGACGCCGAGTTCGGCTTCTCTCGCTCCGACTTCCGGACGAGCCAACTCGCCGGCACCGTCGAGTTCTACCAGCGTCACGTCTTCCTCTGCTACAAGAACCCCAAGGTCTGGCCCCCCAGAATCGAGGCCTCCGAGTTCGATCGGGTGCCGAGGCTGCTCTCCGCCGCTGTGATGGCCAGGAAGGCTGATATGAAAAAAGAG ACCCGTTTGACAATATGTGAGGGACATGATGGAACTGAGACATCAAATGGGGATGTACTAATCTTTCCAGACATGATCAGATACAG GAGATTGACACATTTTGATGTTGACACATTTGTTGAGGAAGTGCTTGTGAAGGATGGTGAATGGCTTCCTGGAACTCCTGAAACACTAAAAGTTTCATATGTTTTTGTATGTTCTCATGGATCCCGGGATCGCCGTTGTGGAGTTTGTGGACCTGCCCTTATCAGTAGATTCAAAGATGAGATAGAATTCTATGGTCTTCAAAAAAAAGTGTCTGTTAGCCCATGCTCACACATTGGGGGCCATAAGTATGCAGGAAATGTTATCATATTTAGATCAAATTTCAATGGAGAAGTCACTGGGCACTG GTATGGTTATGTTACTCCAGAGGATGTACCTGTATTGCTTGAGCAGCATGTTGTGAAAGGAGAAATTGTAGATTGGCTGTGGAG GGGTCAGATGGGTTTATCAGAAGAAGAACAGAAGAAATCCCAAGAACTAAGGTTCCAGTTGAATGGCGAGATAAATGTTGGGGAAAACACTGAAGAACTGACACGAACACATATGAGTGAGACATACACTGCTGCCTGTAGATCTCAAGTTGAGGTAATGGGGTGTTGCCAGGAAAATGGGAACTCACACTGCTGTCGGAACCCCGTGTTACCGGAAAAGCTCGATAATCTAGATTCCAATTCGGGTGGTGCAGCAAAGGTGATGGCCGAAAAGAAGAGCAGCAAGAAACTAAATTCCAGGGTCAACAGTGGCAAAGGTACACGCAAAGTTTGTACCATGCCAACATGGTTTGAGAGCTGGGAACGTGAAGATACTTATGCAGCTCTTGCTGTTGTTTGTGCTGCAGCGTCAGTTGCCATAGCCTATAGTTGCTACAAACAGttgagataa
- the LOC132175521 gene encoding phosphatidylinositol/phosphatidylcholine transfer protein SFH9-like produces the protein MGIANEEAIKQFQSLMEEVDESLKNTFKNMHQGYPTETLVRFLKARDWNVAKAHKMLVDCLQWRIQNEIDQILAKPIIPIDLYRAVRDSQLVGLSGYSKEGLPVIALGVGLSTFDKASVHYYVQSHIQMNEYRDRVVLPSATKKQGRHIGACLKVLDMTGLKLSALNQIKLLSVISTIDDLNYPEKTDTYYVVNAPYVFSACWKVVKPLVQERTRRKIQVLQGCGRDELLKIMDYGSLPHFCRREGSGSSRHCGNENTDNCFSLDHAFHQQLYGYIKQQASLMESVSPIRQGSVHVNIPEPDPEDAMITKTIETELHKLENQNGLSNSLNGLKVGYD, from the exons ATGGGTATTGCCAATGAGGAGGCGATCAAGCAGTTTCAGTCTTTAATGGAAGAGG TAGATGAGTCACTGAAGAACACATTCAAG AATATGCACCAGGGTTATCCAACCGAAACATTGGTCCGATTTCTCAAAGCCAGGGACTGGAATGTTGCCAAAGCACATAAAATG TTGGTTGATTGTTTACAGTGGAGAATACAAAATGAGATTGACCAAATACTGGCG AAACCTATCATCCCAATTGATTTGTACAGAGCAGTGCGAGATTCTCAACTTGTAGGGTTGTCTGGTTACTCAAAAGAG GGCCTTCCAGTCATTGCTCTTGGTGTTGGGCTCAGTACATTTGACAAAGCATCT gTGCATTACTATGTGCAGTCTCACATCCAGATGAACGAGTACAGAGATCGTGTTGTACTG cCTTCTGCAACAAAGAAGCAAGGACGACATATTGGTGCCTGTCTAAAAGTGTTAGACATGACTGGTTTAAAGCTTTCTGCACTGAACCAAATAAAG CTTTTGTCCGTTATATCTACAATTGATGACTTAAACTATCCAGAGAAGACAGATACATATTATGTTGTAAATGCCCCCTATGTATTTTCAGCATGTTGGAAG GTTGTAAAGCCTCTTGTGCAAGAAAGGACAAGGCGGAAAATCCAGGTTCTTCAGGGTTGTGGGAGAGATGAGTTACTGAAG ATAATGGATTATGGATCCCTCCCACATTTTTGTAGAAGAGAGGGCTCTGGATCGTCCAGGCATTGTGGAAATGAGAACACTGACAATTGTTTCTCCTTAGACCATGCATTCCATCAACAGCTCTATGGTTATATCAAGCAGCAAGCTTCTCTTATGGAGTCCGTTTCACCGATCAGACAGGGTTCGGTCCATGTAAATATTCCCGAGCCAGATCCGGAAGACGCCATGATCACTAAAACCATAGAAACTGAGTTACACAAGTTAGAAAATCAGAATGGCCTTTCCAACTCACTGAATGGCCTTAAAGTAGGCTATGATTGA